Proteins encoded in a region of the Pseudodesulfovibrio sp. S3 genome:
- a CDS encoding transposase, which produces MRRKWDARTKARLVLEGLMGGCVNELCRSHDLRPGQYYKWRGYFLEHCHQVFERPPNAQDESELAVENEKLKRLVGELTLELNSGKSIR; this is translated from the coding sequence ATGCGAAGGAAATGGGATGCAAGGACAAAGGCGAGGCTGGTGCTGGAAGGGCTCATGGGGGGGTGCGTCAACGAGCTGTGCCGGTCCCACGATCTTCGGCCCGGTCAATATTACAAGTGGCGGGGGTATTTTCTGGAGCACTGCCATCAGGTTTTCGAGAGACCCCCGAACGCCCAGGACGAGTCGGAGTTGGCAGTGGAGAACGAGAAGCTCAAGCGACTTGTCGGTGAGTTGACCCTGGAATTGAACAGCGGCAAGAGCATTCGTTGA
- a CDS encoding sigma-54 dependent transcriptional regulator — MADILIIDGDISFATQLEADLLRHGLPAASCNCLARAMGMLHMGNYKIVLIGDGLPDGDCLDFLATIREIPSFPEVIIISRNRDPDVVEKAIENGAWNYMIKPPNMQRLLVHIHRIIEYQTEKSTTGVPISLRREGIIGNSRLLLACLDTVAQAAATDSNVLLFGETGTGKELFARAIHKNSAREKKPFVVVDCAALPDTLAENLLFGHERGAYTSADHHSIGLIKQADGGTLFLDEIGELPISMQKVFLRVLEGRSFRPVGGVKEVTSNFRLLAATNRNLEEMVQREEFRRDLFYRLLGIQIQLPPLRAIAEDINELACNFIRRHCQRMKIEGKGFSSDFLDALMQYDWPGNIRELMNTIEQAIAQAGKEAILYPRHLPKTIRAQLARRALGNATDTQSEQETEILDADTFPDLKSHRKQQILELETQYLKNLMRITLGDMEQSCRIAGLSRARLYALLKRYAITKP; from the coding sequence ATGGCTGACATCCTCATCATAGACGGCGACATTTCCTTTGCCACGCAATTGGAAGCGGACCTCCTGCGCCATGGGCTGCCTGCGGCATCCTGCAATTGCCTTGCCCGGGCCATGGGCATGCTCCACATGGGCAATTATAAGATCGTGCTGATCGGCGACGGCCTCCCGGACGGCGATTGCCTGGATTTTCTTGCCACCATAAGAGAAATCCCCTCCTTTCCCGAAGTCATCATCATCTCCCGAAACAGAGACCCGGACGTGGTGGAAAAGGCCATAGAGAACGGGGCGTGGAACTACATGATCAAGCCGCCGAACATGCAGCGGCTGCTCGTGCACATACACAGGATCATTGAGTACCAGACCGAAAAAAGCACAACGGGTGTTCCGATTTCCCTGCGCAGGGAAGGGATCATAGGGAACAGCCGCCTGCTCCTGGCCTGCCTGGATACCGTGGCCCAGGCGGCGGCCACCGACAGCAACGTGCTCCTCTTCGGGGAGACCGGAACCGGCAAGGAGCTCTTCGCCAGGGCCATCCACAAAAACAGCGCTCGGGAGAAAAAGCCGTTCGTGGTCGTGGACTGCGCGGCACTGCCAGACACCCTGGCAGAGAACCTGCTGTTCGGCCATGAACGGGGCGCATACACCAGCGCCGACCATCACTCCATTGGCCTCATCAAGCAGGCGGACGGAGGAACGCTCTTTCTCGACGAAATCGGCGAACTGCCGATCTCCATGCAAAAGGTCTTCTTGAGGGTCCTGGAGGGACGAAGCTTCAGACCGGTCGGCGGCGTCAAGGAGGTCACCAGCAATTTCCGACTGCTCGCGGCAACCAACCGCAACCTGGAGGAAATGGTCCAGAGAGAGGAATTCAGGCGGGATCTCTTCTACCGGCTCCTCGGAATCCAGATCCAACTCCCGCCGCTCAGGGCCATCGCCGAAGACATCAACGAACTGGCCTGCAATTTCATCCGCCGCCATTGCCAGCGGATGAAAATAGAAGGCAAGGGGTTTTCATCGGATTTCCTGGACGCGCTCATGCAATATGATTGGCCCGGCAACATCAGGGAACTCATGAACACCATAGAACAAGCCATTGCCCAGGCCGGAAAGGAAGCCATCCTCTACCCGCGACATCTTCCCAAGACCATCCGGGCACAGCTCGCCCGCCGGGCACTGGGAAATGCAACAGACACACAGTCCGAACAGGAAACGGAAATACTCGATGCAGACACTTTTCCCGATCTGAAATCCCATCGCAAACAGCAGATACTGGAACTTGAAACGCAGTATCTCAAGAACCTGATGCGGATCACTCTCGGCGACATGGAACAGTCCTGCCGGATAGCGGGACTCTCACGTGCCCGGCTCTATGCCCTGCTCAAACGGTATGCCATCACCAAACCATAA
- a CDS encoding GntR family transcriptional regulator, with amino-acid sequence MNKKDKALEKLGQIIQDMELKAGDRLPSERRLETMLEVSRNTLRSILHSLEARGLVAIRPGSGCYMRVGISTAHDNPLDLNLSPEKVMADQLEAAYLLLPMIAEHAADRIGERQLEELKRCSVDISRSIFQESPKRVWNQCLTFFRLIAIGTGNDFLVRTVEQVCSADMAAYDIFFTLRRDEREAIFADHIKLMHALRARDSEWARAITANYFLRMCSILEEREQIPMTDLVFRSLREKTEQRDRGGTWPV; translated from the coding sequence ATGAACAAAAAAGACAAGGCGCTCGAAAAACTCGGACAGATCATCCAGGACATGGAGCTCAAGGCCGGCGACAGGCTGCCCTCCGAACGGCGGCTGGAGACCATGCTCGAGGTGAGCCGGAACACCCTCCGGTCCATCCTGCATTCCCTGGAGGCTCGGGGGCTGGTTGCCATCCGGCCCGGCAGCGGTTGCTACATGCGGGTAGGCATATCAACGGCCCACGACAACCCCCTGGACCTCAACCTGAGCCCGGAAAAGGTCATGGCCGACCAGTTGGAAGCGGCCTACCTGCTCCTGCCCATGATTGCCGAACACGCCGCGGACCGCATCGGAGAGCGTCAACTGGAAGAGCTCAAACGGTGCAGCGTGGACATCTCCCGCTCCATCTTTCAGGAGTCCCCGAAACGGGTCTGGAACCAATGCCTGACTTTTTTCCGGCTCATCGCCATTGGCACGGGCAACGATTTCCTGGTGCGCACGGTCGAGCAGGTCTGCTCTGCGGACATGGCCGCCTATGACATCTTCTTCACCCTGCGGCGGGATGAACGCGAGGCCATTTTTGCGGACCATATCAAACTGATGCATGCCCTGCGCGCCCGCGACAGCGAATGGGCCAGGGCCATCACGGCCAACTATTTCCTCCGCATGTGCAGCATTCTCGAAGAGCGGGAACAGATCCCCATGACGGATCTGGTCTTCCGTTCGCTGAGGGAAAAAACCGAACAGCGGGACAGAGGTGGAACATGGCCTGTCTGA
- a CDS encoding apoptosis regulator Bcl-2 — protein MACLTRRDFFKGTFSAEKPAASTDGNAPSSLPERTPFSWNELEAIAGDFPPEMLSMEAERLGLDPDSPDRETLLAAVYRAMTGSGPEKSGL, from the coding sequence ATGGCCTGTCTGACACGAAGAGATTTTTTCAAGGGAACATTCTCGGCAGAGAAGCCAGCCGCCTCCACGGACGGCAACGCGCCCTCCTCCCTTCCGGAAAGGACACCGTTTTCCTGGAACGAACTGGAGGCCATTGCCGGGGACTTTCCCCCTGAGATGCTTTCAATGGAAGCAGAACGACTAGGGCTGGACCCGGACTCCCCGGACCGCGAAACCCTGCTGGCAGCCGTATACAGGGCCATGACAGGAAGCGGACCGGAGAAATCCGGGCTGTAG
- a CDS encoding twin-arginine translocation signal domain-containing protein, whose translation MSDNINRRDFLKGAATGVGVGLLGAMGLYSYSPMRKSHFTQAERKMTDIGVCKSVKVTNISETSWFENGVLMGDIKGAGGLLVNQYDYNWPPFGNGKGLGKGSYEEGIAQIKHLLPNRLEEAWKIIEGNSVHPENAGGYAALVEVEQMDGKKTKYLLDVGWSYKWCDEAFKREGIDKMLENKEIEALFFSHEHFDHFWGLPVALKYDPEITIYIPEGFYPEGLQYIKDCGHKGKLITVKNGLNKVIPGMASYVFAIPIICRVYGEQSLYFNVADKGLVSVTGCCHQGIIRFAETAYNEIKYENDKCYGIYGGLHISPFDDWDPKYDDLVISLGDYGFERIGCNHCTGVLCAKKFIAAGYPVVEGTAKNRSKDKAYLGNGDTITFG comes from the coding sequence ATGTCAGACAACATAAACAGACGCGACTTCCTGAAGGGAGCCGCCACCGGCGTGGGCGTGGGCCTTCTGGGCGCAATGGGACTGTATTCGTATTCGCCCATGCGCAAGAGCCACTTCACCCAGGCAGAACGCAAGATGACCGACATCGGCGTCTGCAAAAGCGTCAAAGTGACCAACATCTCGGAGACCAGCTGGTTTGAAAACGGCGTTCTCATGGGCGACATCAAGGGCGCTGGCGGGTTGCTGGTCAACCAGTACGATTACAACTGGCCGCCGTTCGGCAACGGCAAGGGCCTTGGCAAGGGCTCCTACGAAGAGGGCATCGCCCAGATCAAGCACCTGCTTCCCAACCGACTGGAAGAAGCCTGGAAAATAATCGAGGGCAACTCCGTGCATCCCGAGAACGCCGGCGGCTACGCAGCCCTGGTGGAAGTGGAGCAGATGGACGGCAAAAAGACCAAATACCTGCTTGATGTCGGCTGGTCCTACAAATGGTGCGACGAGGCGTTCAAGCGGGAAGGCATCGACAAGATGCTCGAAAACAAGGAAATCGAAGCCCTGTTCTTCTCCCATGAACACTTCGACCACTTCTGGGGGCTTCCGGTCGCGCTGAAATACGACCCGGAAATCACCATCTACATCCCGGAAGGGTTCTACCCGGAAGGTTTGCAGTACATCAAGGACTGCGGTCACAAGGGCAAGTTGATCACGGTCAAGAACGGCCTGAACAAGGTCATTCCCGGCATGGCGAGCTACGTCTTCGCCATCCCCATCATCTGCCGCGTGTACGGGGAACAATCCCTTTACTTCAACGTGGCCGACAAGGGACTGGTCAGCGTCACCGGCTGCTGCCACCAGGGCATCATCCGGTTCGCCGAAACCGCCTACAACGAAATCAAGTACGAAAACGACAAGTGCTACGGCATCTACGGCGGCCTGCACATCTCGCCCTTTGACGACTGGGACCCCAAGTACGACGACCTGGTCATCTCCCTGGGCGACTATGGATTCGAACGCATCGGCTGCAACCACTGCACGGGCGTACTGTGTGCCAAGAAGTTCATCGCCGCCGGGTATCCGGTGGTTGAAGGCACCGCCAAAAACCGTTCCAAGGACAAGGCCTACCTCGGCAACGGGGACACCATCACCTTCGGCTAA
- a CDS encoding GTP-binding protein: MSITLKALLPPALLDNPKLVAVELPRALMTRANFIPGVRHRLGWRGVRDCAKGGGGLTVRVTGMPGVYGVEILAADGQKDAGRATFGISYFPMPDEDLIESFSIDAGLAAQAGDYLERVREFTLHPDLRVLFHIAGLETFFTAAPQGVGMALSAPEHDVVIARDGLEIQTPNGPVQAVPPGGTDQDFPAWDTALPLFNALAASASFCLGDSPDSLTSHSMASTRRTYGANARITSQACPHSRTWRLGLGWNTPVPADPHFTDTKDLWQRPAPIPEDWADALWLNPNIQGAGNSIDKRTMGISDKPRLIVLTGFLGSGKTTFLARFIEEQAAKNGFVAVIQNEIGQKGLDGKLMGQHYAVTEVDEGCVCCTLAGSLRAALSGILSEFQPDFVVLETTGLANPANLLSEIADLDDLLEFASVTTVVDAAGAARALDNHEVARSQVRLADVLLVNKADLVSESALNELETRLRTLNTAGTMHRVVQGDIQAAALYGVNFRNTPSRPAPTLPLMGAQPTHMDDNIQSSLISLDAPVDRAAFSQGVAALPDKVLRAKGIVRFLDTDIPEVFQFVPGHTSLTPMDQEPGGSFMVIIGQDSPQVAEDFRSALGIGASAS; the protein is encoded by the coding sequence ATGTCCATCACCCTGAAAGCATTGCTCCCTCCAGCGTTGCTGGATAATCCCAAACTGGTCGCCGTCGAACTGCCCCGCGCGCTCATGACACGGGCCAACTTCATTCCAGGCGTCCGCCACCGGCTCGGCTGGCGCGGCGTGAGAGACTGCGCAAAGGGCGGGGGAGGATTGACCGTGCGCGTCACCGGCATGCCGGGCGTATACGGTGTGGAAATCCTGGCTGCGGACGGACAGAAGGATGCCGGGCGGGCGACCTTCGGCATTTCCTATTTCCCGATGCCGGACGAAGACCTGATCGAATCCTTCAGCATTGACGCGGGACTGGCCGCCCAGGCCGGAGATTATCTCGAAAGGGTGCGCGAATTCACCCTGCATCCCGATCTGCGCGTCCTGTTCCACATTGCCGGACTGGAGACCTTTTTCACAGCCGCCCCCCAGGGCGTGGGCATGGCTCTGTCCGCCCCGGAACACGACGTGGTCATAGCCAGGGACGGACTGGAAATTCAAACCCCGAACGGCCCGGTGCAAGCCGTTCCGCCCGGCGGAACGGACCAGGATTTTCCGGCATGGGACACGGCGCTGCCCCTGTTCAATGCCCTGGCCGCCTCCGCATCATTTTGCCTCGGCGACAGCCCTGATTCGCTGACCAGCCACAGCATGGCCTCCACACGCAGGACCTATGGCGCGAACGCGCGGATCACCTCTCAAGCCTGCCCCCATTCGCGAACATGGCGCCTCGGGCTGGGCTGGAACACCCCTGTTCCGGCAGACCCGCACTTCACCGACACGAAAGACCTCTGGCAACGGCCCGCCCCCATTCCCGAAGACTGGGCCGACGCCCTCTGGCTGAACCCGAACATCCAGGGCGCGGGCAACAGCATCGACAAACGGACAATGGGCATCTCGGACAAGCCGCGCCTTATCGTCCTGACCGGCTTTCTCGGGTCCGGCAAGACCACGTTCCTGGCCCGTTTCATCGAAGAACAGGCGGCCAAAAACGGCTTTGTGGCCGTCATTCAGAACGAAATCGGCCAAAAAGGGCTGGACGGCAAACTCATGGGGCAACACTACGCCGTCACCGAAGTGGACGAAGGATGCGTCTGCTGCACCCTGGCCGGAAGCCTGCGGGCCGCCCTCTCGGGCATCCTCTCGGAATTCCAACCGGATTTCGTTGTTCTCGAGACCACCGGACTGGCCAACCCGGCCAACCTGCTTTCTGAAATAGCCGACCTTGACGACCTGCTCGAATTCGCCTCGGTGACCACGGTGGTGGATGCGGCCGGAGCCGCCCGCGCCCTGGACAATCACGAAGTGGCCCGGAGCCAGGTTCGATTGGCCGATGTGCTGCTCGTCAACAAGGCCGACCTTGTTTCCGAATCGGCCCTCAACGAACTCGAAACCCGCCTGCGGACATTGAACACCGCAGGGACCATGCACCGGGTGGTCCAGGGGGACATCCAGGCCGCAGCACTCTACGGGGTGAACTTCCGCAACACGCCGAGCCGCCCGGCCCCGACTCTGCCCCTGATGGGCGCACAACCCACCCACATGGACGACAACATCCAAAGCTCCCTCATTTCCCTGGACGCACCCGTGGACCGCGCCGCATTCAGCCAAGGTGTGGCCGCACTTCCTGACAAGGTCCTCCGGGCCAAGGGTATTGTCCGATTCCTGGACACCGACATCCCGGAAGTATTCCAATTCGTTCCCGGACACACCTCCCTGACGCCGATGGACCAGGAGCCAGGCGGCAGCTTCATGGTCATCATCGGCCAGGACTCCCCACAGGTCGCTGAAGACTTCCGGTCCGCCCTCGGCATCGGGGCGTCCGCCTCCTGA
- the proX gene encoding glycine betaine/L-proline ABC transporter substrate-binding protein ProX, with the protein MKFMKIFLTVICTVMIASAALATDMKPGEGVTLKPARATWNTGFFQEALARRGLEELGYDVQKPKDLTNPIAYKSIVLGDIDYWCNGNFPLHTPQLPKNFDEKAAILSPIIKAGGMQGYLVSKKEVEQFGIKSLDDFKRPEVIKAFDQDGDGKADLVACPPGWGCEKVIATHMEIYGLGEYIKPIKAAYEAGMASALGAYKSGKPVFFYTWTPNWTVYKLKPGKDVMWINVPAEGDVNGEVSGIEGAVSDPLRPGFVVYDIAVVANKKFLAANPAAAKFLDVFTLPLADVSEQNTRMNEGEKSDKDIAKHVDEWIAKNQATWNGWLDAARKAAK; encoded by the coding sequence ATGAAATTCATGAAAATCTTCCTTACCGTCATCTGCACGGTCATGATCGCATCGGCCGCGCTGGCCACGGACATGAAGCCCGGCGAGGGCGTGACCCTGAAGCCCGCCCGCGCCACCTGGAACACCGGTTTTTTCCAGGAAGCCCTGGCCCGCCGCGGTCTCGAAGAACTCGGCTATGACGTTCAGAAACCCAAGGACCTGACAAATCCCATTGCCTACAAGTCCATCGTCCTGGGCGACATCGACTACTGGTGCAACGGCAATTTCCCTCTGCACACTCCCCAGCTGCCCAAGAACTTTGATGAGAAGGCGGCCATTCTCTCCCCGATCATCAAGGCGGGCGGCATGCAGGGATACCTGGTATCCAAAAAGGAAGTGGAACAATTCGGCATCAAATCCCTCGACGATTTCAAGCGTCCCGAGGTGATCAAGGCGTTCGACCAGGACGGCGACGGCAAGGCCGATCTGGTTGCCTGCCCTCCGGGCTGGGGTTGTGAAAAGGTCATCGCCACGCACATGGAGATCTATGGCCTGGGAGAGTATATCAAGCCCATCAAGGCCGCGTACGAGGCCGGTATGGCCTCTGCTCTGGGTGCATACAAGTCCGGCAAGCCGGTCTTCTTCTACACCTGGACGCCCAACTGGACCGTGTACAAACTCAAGCCCGGCAAGGACGTGATGTGGATCAACGTACCCGCTGAAGGCGATGTGAACGGCGAAGTCTCCGGCATTGAAGGGGCGGTTTCCGATCCGCTTCGTCCGGGATTCGTCGTGTACGATATCGCTGTCGTGGCCAACAAGAAATTCCTGGCCGCCAACCCGGCTGCCGCCAAGTTCCTGGATGTGTTCACCCTGCCCCTGGCCGATGTCAGCGAGCAGAACACCCGCATGAACGAAGGAGAGAAGTCCGACAAGGATATCGCCAAGCATGTGGATGAGTGGATCGCCAAGAATCAGGCTACCTGGAATGGTTGGCTTGATGCAGCTCGGAAAGCCGCCAAGTAG
- a CDS encoding proline/glycine betaine ABC transporter permease, which yields MFDDATIPLDQWVSTFVDWLVDNHREFFQMLKWPVEQLLTGFEHGLNAMHPAIIIGVVCLIAWRVSGKRLAVFSMASMLLVGFLGLWEDTMITLAMVLSSVVICGLLGVPLGIMAGRSDRFQTYLRPVLDAMQTTPAFVYLVPIVMLFSVGNVAGVLATIIFALPPIVRLTSLGIRGVHPELVEAAQAFGATRWQVLFKVQIPLAMPTILAGLNQTIMMALSMVVIAALIGAGGLGSPVILGLNTLDIGRAVVGGLGIVLMAIVLDRITQSMAQKK from the coding sequence ATGTTCGATGACGCAACAATCCCCCTAGACCAATGGGTCAGCACCTTTGTCGACTGGCTGGTGGACAACCACCGAGAGTTTTTCCAGATGTTGAAATGGCCGGTGGAACAGCTCCTGACCGGGTTCGAGCACGGTCTCAATGCCATGCACCCGGCCATCATCATCGGTGTGGTCTGCCTGATCGCCTGGAGAGTCTCCGGCAAGCGGCTGGCGGTTTTTTCCATGGCATCAATGCTGCTCGTCGGGTTTCTCGGCCTGTGGGAGGACACCATGATCACCCTGGCCATGGTCCTTTCCTCGGTCGTCATATGCGGCCTGCTCGGCGTTCCACTCGGCATCATGGCCGGGCGCAGCGACCGGTTTCAGACATATCTCAGGCCCGTGCTTGACGCCATGCAGACCACCCCGGCCTTTGTCTATCTGGTGCCCATCGTCATGCTCTTTTCCGTCGGCAACGTGGCGGGCGTGCTGGCCACCATCATTTTTGCCCTGCCCCCCATCGTCCGGCTGACCAGCCTCGGCATCCGGGGCGTGCATCCCGAACTGGTGGAAGCGGCACAGGCCTTCGGGGCCACCCGCTGGCAGGTGCTCTTCAAGGTCCAGATTCCCCTGGCCATGCCGACCATCCTGGCCGGCCTGAACCAGACCATCATGATGGCCCTGTCCATGGTCGTCATCGCCGCGCTCATCGGTGCGGGCGGACTCGGTTCCCCTGTTATCCTCGGTTTGAACACCCTGGATATTGGACGCGCCGTGGTCGGCGGCCTGGGCATCGTGCTCATGGCCATTGTCCTGGACCGCATCACCCAATCCATGGCTCAAAAGAAATAA